From the Acaryochloris thomasi RCC1774 genome, one window contains:
- a CDS encoding pentapeptide repeat-containing protein has protein sequence MTVEELLNHYAEGERNFKGIQLPRAQLSLAELSHGIFQNANFKAASLHGADLILAQLNRANLDGAKLFGANLSGADLTEANLDSAFLSNAILAGACLKQATLRGATLSSSMLRGAQLQYADLRDINVKGADLSGADLFGANLTGTDLTTAILQDTLMPDGSILSSGKPA, from the coding sequence ATGACCGTTGAAGAGTTGTTAAATCACTATGCCGAGGGAGAGCGGAACTTCAAGGGCATTCAGCTACCACGGGCGCAGCTCAGTCTGGCGGAGTTGAGCCACGGCATCTTTCAAAACGCCAACTTCAAGGCAGCCTCTCTGCACGGCGCAGATCTGATTTTAGCTCAGCTCAATCGAGCCAATCTTGATGGCGCAAAACTATTTGGAGCCAATCTCAGCGGAGCAGACCTAACAGAAGCGAATCTTGACAGCGCGTTTTTGAGTAATGCTATTTTGGCAGGCGCTTGTTTAAAGCAGGCCACGCTTCGGGGCGCGACTCTAAGCAGCAGCATGCTGCGAGGTGCTCAGCTCCAGTATGCAGATCTGAGAGACATCAACGTTAAGGGAGCAGATCTCAGCGGCGCTGACCTATTCGGAGCCAACTTAACCGGCACTGATCTGACAACAGCAATTTTACAAGACACACTGATGCCAGACGGCAGTATCCTAAGCTCGGGCAAACCAGCGTAA
- a CDS encoding NAD(P)/FAD-dependent oxidoreductase — MKIVVVGGGAAGFFGAIACAEACPQAQVTLLEAGKTLLAKVRISGGGRCNVTHSCFDPAALVQHYPRGGKALRGAFSRFQPQDTVAWYARHQVKLKTEADGRMFPVTDDSDTVVQCLLQTARRLGIEILTGAAVSSVVKQARGFRVTMVSGRERRCDRILLATGSSPQGWRIARSLGHKIISPVPSLFTFKIRDSRLENLAGVSVNPVHVRLKTADENGKVSTLEQMGPLLVTHWGVSGPAVLKLSAWGARALHTAQYRGQLLVNWLPYTSMEQVREILQTAKGEMARRAISTYNPVQIPQRLWQRLVDAAAVPAEKRWADLSKKELNHLTAHLTQDSYSIQGKGVFKDEFVTCGGVALKEVNFKTLESRCCPGLFFAGEVLDIDGITGGFNFQSAWTTAWLAGQAMGQRLSEDD, encoded by the coding sequence ATGAAAATTGTGGTCGTGGGCGGCGGTGCTGCCGGATTCTTTGGTGCGATCGCCTGTGCTGAAGCCTGTCCTCAGGCTCAAGTTACGCTGCTAGAGGCTGGGAAAACGCTGCTGGCAAAGGTGCGAATTTCGGGCGGTGGTCGCTGTAATGTGACGCATTCCTGCTTTGACCCGGCGGCGCTGGTGCAGCATTACCCACGCGGAGGGAAGGCACTGCGGGGTGCTTTCAGCCGCTTTCAGCCCCAGGATACGGTAGCCTGGTATGCCCGACATCAGGTGAAGCTGAAAACAGAGGCCGATGGCCGCATGTTCCCGGTTACGGATGATTCCGATACGGTTGTTCAGTGCTTGCTGCAGACAGCGAGGCGTCTAGGGATCGAGATTCTGACAGGCGCTGCCGTCTCTAGCGTTGTCAAACAGGCTAGAGGTTTTCGGGTGACGATGGTGTCTGGAAGAGAGAGGAGATGCGATCGCATCCTCTTGGCAACCGGCAGCAGCCCCCAAGGTTGGCGCATCGCTCGATCATTGGGGCACAAAATTATCTCTCCAGTTCCGTCATTATTTACATTCAAAATTAGGGATTCTCGCCTCGAAAACTTAGCGGGTGTCTCCGTAAATCCGGTGCATGTGCGGCTGAAGACTGCAGATGAAAACGGTAAAGTCTCCACGCTTGAGCAAATGGGACCGCTGTTGGTAACCCACTGGGGTGTCAGCGGTCCCGCTGTTTTAAAGCTGTCAGCCTGGGGTGCACGTGCATTACATACTGCTCAGTATCGAGGACAGTTGCTTGTCAATTGGCTACCGTATACATCGATGGAGCAGGTGCGGGAGATCTTACAAACGGCTAAAGGGGAAATGGCTAGACGTGCGATCTCAACCTACAATCCCGTACAGATTCCGCAGCGCCTCTGGCAAAGACTCGTTGACGCCGCTGCTGTACCCGCCGAAAAACGCTGGGCAGACCTCTCAAAAAAAGAGCTGAACCATCTGACCGCACACCTCACGCAGGACAGTTACAGCATTCAGGGCAAAGGAGTTTTCAAAGATGAATTCGTCACCTGTGGCGGGGTCGCACTCAAGGAAGTTAACTTTAAGACCTTGGAAAGTCGCTGCTGTCCGGGGCTGTTCTTTGCCGGGGAAGTTCTTGATATTGACGGTATTACTGGGGGCTTTAACTTTCAAAGTGCCTGGACTACAGCTTGGCTGGCCGGTCAGGCAATGGGGCAGAGATTGTCCGAAGATGACTAG
- a CDS encoding CHAT domain-containing protein: MSLIKCFSFAIATTFSALTGSSLLAPQLPMASQAWGQAVSSQKRDAAQLLAQGIELRQQRQFQAALKTLQKALILYQTQKDPRGQRNSWYAIGDVYYYQSQYLQALKSYQESFATQQAILAPNPADLKTQAVLLNDLGLVSNRLDQKRRALEFYNQALPITKAVKDRNSEAATLNNIGSVYADLGQKQRALAFYNQALPITKAVKDRDSEAATFNNIGRIYADLGQKQKALKFYDRALPILKEIGNRSGEATILNNLGGIYADLGQKQKALKFYDRALPILKEIGNRNGEAITLNNMGGVYNDLDQRQKALDLYNQALPIRREVGDRSGEAATLNNIGSIYDDLGQRQKALDLYNQALLLQKEIGDRSGEATTLNNIGSVYDDLGQQQRALDLYNQALSIRREVGDRGGEAGTLNNIGVLLSAQNQSELAIIFYKQSVNIKESLRDEIRSLSSELQQSYTQTIASTYRDLANLLLQQDRVLEAQQVLDLLKVQELDDYLSQVRGNTKTSKGVTVLKPELAILNQLSESQENVIQLGQELTKLRHISQDDRTQTQQKRIDQLVKLQQNLNQDFNQFIASPAVQTALGQLSRTAQRQSVDLADLDALRDNLKQLNAVLLYPLILEDRLELVITTPNSAPIRRTVSVSRQELNQTIVAFRRALQDRRSSDVKPLAQKLYSWLVQPIEADLKQANAETIIYAPDGQLRYIPLPALHDGDQWLVQRLRVNNITAKSFSNLNPQTQGPLSILAGAFVSGQYSFQVGAEQFAFSGLPFAGKEVSQLVTTIPGTTRLLDQDFSVAKFQPRMNEHSIVHLATHAAFVPGQPEDSFILFGNGDRATLRDIGSWSLFNVDLVVLSACETGLGGKFGNGEEVLGLGYQFQNRGAKATLASLWQVDDGGTQMLMSAFYGNLKAGPVSKAEALRQAQIAMITGRDSSMSDQRGSIKVVDDQPRKQKQKNNLSHPYYWAPFILIGNGL, from the coding sequence ATGTCTTTGATAAAGTGCTTTAGTTTTGCGATCGCAACCACGTTCTCAGCTTTAACAGGGTCTTCTCTGCTAGCGCCACAGTTACCAATGGCTTCACAGGCTTGGGGGCAAGCTGTAAGCTCACAAAAAAGAGACGCTGCACAGCTTTTAGCGCAAGGAATTGAACTCAGACAGCAGAGACAGTTTCAGGCTGCCCTGAAGACACTACAGAAGGCATTGATCCTTTATCAAACCCAAAAAGATCCACGAGGCCAGAGGAACAGTTGGTACGCGATTGGTGATGTTTATTACTATCAGTCTCAGTATCTGCAAGCACTGAAATCTTATCAAGAATCTTTCGCCACCCAACAAGCTATCCTTGCCCCCAATCCGGCTGATCTCAAAACGCAGGCAGTTTTGCTAAACGATCTAGGACTTGTCAGCAATCGCCTGGACCAGAAGCGGAGGGCACTGGAGTTTTACAACCAAGCGCTACCAATAACTAAAGCAGTCAAAGATCGCAATAGTGAAGCCGCCACCCTCAACAATATTGGTAGTGTTTACGCGGATCTGGGCCAGAAGCAGAGGGCACTAGCGTTTTACAACCAAGCGCTACCAATAACTAAAGCGGTTAAAGATCGCGATAGTGAAGCCGCCACCTTCAACAATATAGGTCGTATTTACGCTGACTTGGGTCAGAAGCAGAAGGCACTGAAGTTTTACGACCGGGCACTACCGATACTCAAAGAAATTGGCAATCGCAGTGGTGAAGCGACCATCCTCAATAACCTAGGCGGTATTTACGCTGACTTGGGTCAGAAGCAGAAGGCACTGAAGTTTTACGACCGGGCACTACCGATACTCAAAGAAATTGGTAATCGCAATGGCGAAGCCATCACCCTCAACAATATGGGCGGTGTTTACAATGACTTAGACCAGAGACAGAAAGCCTTAGATCTCTATAATCAAGCACTACCGATACGAAGAGAGGTCGGAGACCGCAGTGGTGAAGCCGCCACCCTCAACAACATCGGCAGTATTTACGATGATCTGGGTCAGCGGCAGAAAGCCTTAGACCTCTATAACCAAGCGCTGCTGCTGCAAAAAGAGATCGGAGACCGCAGCGGTGAAGCAACCACCCTCAACAACATTGGCAGTGTTTATGATGATCTGGGTCAGCAGCAAAGGGCCTTAGACCTCTATAACCAAGCTCTATCGATACGAAGAGAGGTCGGAGATCGCGGCGGTGAAGCAGGCACCCTCAACAATATTGGGGTTCTGCTCTCCGCACAAAATCAATCCGAGCTGGCCATTATCTTCTACAAACAATCGGTGAATATTAAAGAATCTCTTAGAGACGAGATTCGATCGCTTTCTTCTGAGCTTCAGCAGTCCTACACCCAAACGATTGCCTCTACCTACCGCGATCTTGCCAATCTACTCCTGCAGCAGGATCGCGTCTTAGAAGCCCAGCAAGTTTTAGATTTACTCAAAGTCCAAGAGCTAGATGACTATCTCAGCCAGGTTCGGGGCAATACGAAAACAAGTAAAGGCGTTACCGTTCTCAAACCAGAACTCGCTATCTTGAACCAGCTCAGCGAGTCCCAAGAGAACGTCATTCAACTCGGGCAAGAACTCACCAAGCTGCGCCACATTTCCCAAGATGATCGTACCCAAACCCAGCAGAAACGCATTGACCAGCTCGTAAAGCTGCAGCAAAACCTCAACCAAGACTTTAATCAATTCATTGCTAGTCCTGCAGTCCAGACAGCCCTCGGTCAACTAAGCCGCACGGCCCAGCGTCAGTCCGTGGATCTTGCTGACCTAGATGCTCTGAGAGATAACCTCAAACAGCTCAACGCCGTTCTGCTTTACCCGCTCATTCTTGAAGATCGCCTAGAGCTGGTGATCACGACTCCGAATAGCGCCCCCATCCGCCGCACTGTCTCAGTTTCTAGACAAGAACTCAATCAAACCATTGTTGCTTTTCGCCGCGCCCTCCAAGATCGTCGCAGCTCTGACGTTAAACCTCTCGCCCAGAAGCTTTACTCCTGGCTCGTCCAACCCATCGAAGCTGACCTCAAGCAAGCCAATGCCGAAACTATCATCTACGCTCCCGATGGACAACTGCGTTACATTCCCCTGCCCGCACTCCATGACGGGGATCAATGGCTTGTTCAGCGACTGCGGGTTAATAACATCACAGCTAAATCCTTCAGCAATCTCAACCCCCAAACTCAAGGGCCGCTGAGCATCCTAGCCGGAGCTTTTGTCAGTGGGCAGTACAGCTTTCAAGTTGGAGCGGAGCAGTTTGCCTTTTCGGGTTTACCCTTTGCAGGCAAAGAAGTCTCCCAACTTGTCACCACTATTCCCGGAACAACTCGCTTGCTCGATCAAGACTTTAGTGTGGCTAAATTTCAGCCTCGTATGAACGAACACAGCATCGTTCACCTTGCGACCCATGCCGCCTTCGTCCCTGGCCAACCGGAAGACTCATTCATTTTGTTTGGTAATGGCGATCGTGCCACACTCCGAGATATTGGCAGTTGGTCCCTCTTCAACGTCGATTTGGTCGTCTTGAGCGCCTGTGAAACGGGATTGGGCGGCAAATTTGGTAATGGTGAAGAGGTGCTAGGGCTAGGCTATCAGTTTCAGAACCGGGGAGCTAAGGCAACGCTTGCTTCACTGTGGCAAGTCGATGATGGCGGAACACAGATGCTTATGAGTGCATTTTATGGCAACTTGAAGGCTGGCCCTGTATCCAAAGCAGAAGCTTTACGACAAGCTCAGATTGCAATGATCACTGGGCGAGACAGCAGTATGAGCGATCAGCGTGGCAGCATCAAAGTAGTTGATGATCAGCCACGGAAACAGAAGCAGAAAAACAACCTCAGTCATCCCTACTACTGGGCACCTTTTATTTTGATTGGTAATGGTTTGTAG
- a CDS encoding FkbM family methyltransferase → MSNFVLRPNTSDEIIRQYIWEHNEYRIPETLQPTDVIIDIGAHIGSFSHLCWQRGARKIFAFEPFPENFELCQSNLAATSVTLANKAVWTLDPSPLSPLFLTGFSPMLLDGPDPITPGDMNTGTPSVFGSAGKAVETIALDDIIGDQSVRILKVDCEGSEFPILLTAKRLKQVQYITGEYHLMEKWPAAALMDGYTEYTLGDLADCLTSLRFRVEFVPFKDPSFAARVGNFFAYNLDWSED, encoded by the coding sequence ATGTCTAATTTTGTTCTGCGCCCTAACACCAGTGATGAAATTATTCGCCAGTATATTTGGGAACACAACGAATACCGTATTCCAGAAACCTTGCAGCCCACAGATGTGATCATTGATATCGGGGCGCATATCGGCTCATTTTCTCACCTCTGCTGGCAACGGGGGGCGCGAAAAATCTTTGCGTTCGAACCCTTTCCTGAAAATTTTGAGCTGTGTCAGTCCAATCTAGCCGCGACCTCCGTCACCTTAGCGAATAAAGCCGTATGGACCTTAGATCCTTCGCCGCTATCACCGCTTTTTTTGACGGGCTTTTCCCCGATGCTTCTCGATGGTCCTGACCCGATTACCCCCGGCGACATGAATACGGGGACCCCCTCCGTGTTTGGGAGTGCAGGTAAGGCGGTGGAGACTATTGCCTTAGATGACATCATTGGTGATCAGTCGGTGCGTATTTTGAAGGTGGATTGTGAGGGTAGTGAATTCCCTATTCTGCTGACCGCCAAACGCTTGAAGCAGGTGCAGTATATTACCGGCGAATATCATTTGATGGAAAAATGGCCCGCCGCTGCGCTCATGGATGGGTATACAGAATATACGTTGGGAGATTTGGCGGATTGCCTCACCTCTTTAAGATTTCGAGTTGAGTTCGTCCCGTTCAAAGATCCGTCGTTTGCCGCCCGAGTCGGCAATTTCTTTGCTTACAACCTAGACTGGTCAGAAGATTAA
- a CDS encoding DUF1350 family protein: MIWQKVAGNWVLLPRHPIAVIHFLGGAFIGGAPQTTYQRFLESLCEQGYAIITTSFDTVVDHFGVVDDIAAKFAAVQTELHATSRLKRFLPVYGLGHSMGCKLHLMLGSLYKIERAGNILISFNNERAEQAIPFSEFLSPDAPLVFRPSPNETQRLVQEHYQVRRNLLVKFSNDSLDQTPKLASLLEQRFPGMVVVQRLSGNHLTPMGPDLNWKAGENFTPFDAVGQWIRQGVYRELRQLESTVVRWLDPLRVS, from the coding sequence ATGATCTGGCAAAAAGTGGCCGGGAACTGGGTCTTGTTGCCCCGTCATCCCATCGCCGTGATTCACTTCTTAGGGGGAGCCTTTATCGGTGGTGCCCCCCAAACAACCTATCAACGTTTCCTAGAATCTCTTTGCGAGCAAGGATACGCCATTATCACAACCTCTTTTGATACCGTTGTGGATCATTTTGGGGTGGTTGACGATATTGCCGCTAAGTTTGCAGCCGTTCAGACCGAACTCCATGCAACAAGTCGCCTCAAAAGATTTCTGCCCGTCTACGGTTTAGGACATAGCATGGGCTGCAAGCTACACCTGATGCTGGGAAGCCTGTATAAAATCGAACGGGCCGGGAATATCTTGATTTCTTTCAACAACGAACGAGCCGAACAGGCCATCCCGTTTTCTGAATTCCTGAGTCCTGATGCTCCACTTGTCTTCAGACCTTCTCCCAACGAAACCCAGCGTTTAGTCCAAGAGCATTACCAAGTCCGCCGAAACTTGTTGGTCAAGTTTTCCAACGACAGTCTGGATCAGACCCCAAAACTGGCCTCTCTGCTAGAGCAGCGGTTCCCCGGAATGGTCGTCGTTCAGCGTCTGTCAGGCAATCACCTCACACCAATGGGCCCCGATCTCAACTGGAAAGCGGGCGAGAACTTTACCCCCTTTGATGCCGTGGGCCAGTGGATCCGGCAGGGTGTCTATCGGGAACTGAGGCAGCTGGAAAGTACGGTTGTACGGTGGTTAGATCCGCTGAGAGTAAGCTGA
- the efp gene encoding elongation factor P, which translates to MISSNDFRTGTSIEMDGSVWRVVEFLHVKPGKGSAFVRTKLKNVQGGNVMEKTFRAGEMLPQANLEKCDMQHTYKDGDQYVFMNMETYEETNMSQEQLGEAGGKYIKEGMDVKVILWNERVLEVELPTSVVLEITQTDPGVKGDTATGGTKPAILETGAQVMVPLFIAQGERIKIDTRTDSYLGRE; encoded by the coding sequence ATGATCTCCAGTAATGACTTTCGTACCGGCACCAGCATTGAGATGGACGGCTCTGTGTGGCGGGTAGTTGAATTCCTGCACGTCAAGCCGGGGAAAGGGTCTGCCTTTGTTCGGACTAAGCTGAAGAACGTCCAGGGCGGCAACGTCATGGAGAAAACCTTCCGGGCCGGTGAAATGCTGCCCCAGGCCAATCTGGAAAAATGCGATATGCAGCACACCTACAAAGATGGTGACCAATACGTTTTCATGAATATGGAGACCTACGAAGAAACCAACATGAGCCAAGAGCAGCTTGGTGAAGCTGGCGGCAAATATATTAAAGAGGGCATGGACGTCAAAGTTATCCTCTGGAATGAGCGGGTGCTTGAAGTTGAACTCCCTACCTCAGTCGTTTTAGAAATTACTCAAACTGACCCCGGCGTTAAAGGAGATACCGCGACTGGTGGTACAAAACCTGCAATTTTAGAGACTGGAGCCCAAGTGATGGTGCCCCTCTTTATTGCCCAAGGAGAACGCATTAAAATTGATACGCGCACAGATTCCTATCTCGGACGCGAATAG
- the accB gene encoding acetyl-CoA carboxylase biotin carboxyl carrier protein has protein sequence MDFDLKQLHELLAILNQTDVEELSLKSADFELNIRKGNSPAGTTVVTTSAPTPLEPKLEIVPDAEPAPASGPDKKWVKVTSPMVGTFYRAPAPEEPSFVETGDRVQKNQTLCIIEAMKLMNELEAELNGEVMEILVENGEPVEFGQTLMYINPAK, from the coding sequence GTGGATTTTGATCTTAAACAGCTTCATGAACTTCTTGCGATTCTCAACCAAACTGATGTTGAGGAACTATCGCTGAAGAGTGCAGACTTTGAACTAAATATCCGCAAAGGCAATAGTCCAGCGGGTACAACCGTGGTCACAACATCAGCACCCACGCCTCTAGAACCCAAACTAGAGATTGTCCCTGACGCAGAACCCGCCCCCGCCTCTGGGCCTGACAAAAAGTGGGTCAAGGTTACGTCTCCCATGGTGGGCACTTTCTACCGTGCGCCAGCTCCAGAGGAGCCGTCCTTTGTGGAAACGGGCGATCGCGTTCAAAAGAATCAAACACTCTGCATTATCGAGGCAATGAAGCTCATGAATGAGCTAGAGGCTGAGCTGAATGGCGAAGTGATGGAAATTTTAGTAGAGAACGGTGAACCTGTGGAGTTCGGCCAGACATTAATGTACATCAACCCAGCAAAATAG
- a CDS encoding DUF2470 domain-containing protein, giving the protein MSDALSPAVSDRICKHMNEDHGEAVAVYVQIYGQTPEATAAEMKSIDNQGMNLVAQVNGDSVPVRVEFDHALQDSEDAHQTLIAMLKQARQAAH; this is encoded by the coding sequence ATGTCTGATGCTTTATCTCCTGCGGTTAGCGATCGCATCTGTAAGCACATGAACGAAGATCATGGCGAAGCGGTGGCGGTCTATGTGCAGATCTATGGTCAAACGCCCGAGGCCACAGCCGCTGAGATGAAAAGTATTGACAATCAGGGAATGAACTTAGTAGCCCAAGTCAACGGCGATTCTGTCCCCGTGCGGGTGGAGTTTGACCACGCGCTACAGGATTCTGAAGATGCTCATCAAACCCTCATTGCGATGCTTAAGCAGGCACGTCAGGCGGCCCACTGA
- a CDS encoding shikimate kinase, whose translation MKVILLGNAGAGKSTLTQKLLEKERAAVLSLDEIVFEEKTANRRPLADSIAAAKRFIACNESWVIEGCYANILEPLLGECEQLIFLNPGVEVCLSHCRSRPWEPEKFDTAEAQSNNFENLIQWVKEYNTRQDEYGLARHQDLFNSFNGSKREFNDPSEYAAV comes from the coding sequence GTGAAAGTCATACTACTCGGTAATGCGGGCGCAGGGAAAAGCACCCTTACCCAAAAACTACTTGAAAAAGAGCGAGCCGCTGTTCTGTCGCTCGACGAAATTGTATTTGAAGAGAAAACGGCCAACCGACGCCCTTTAGCGGATAGTATTGCCGCAGCAAAACGCTTCATCGCATGTAACGAAAGCTGGGTCATTGAAGGCTGTTACGCTAATATTCTGGAGCCGCTATTAGGAGAATGCGAGCAGCTTATTTTTTTGAATCCTGGTGTTGAGGTATGTCTATCGCATTGCCGCAGCCGACCGTGGGAACCGGAAAAATTCGATACGGCGGAAGCACAATCAAATAACTTTGAAAACCTGATTCAGTGGGTAAAAGAGTACAACACAAGGCAAGATGAATACGGCCTAGCCAGACATCAGGATTTGTTTAATTCTTTCAATGGCAGCAAGCGTGAGTTTAACGACCCATCAGAATACGCTGCGGTATGA
- the hflX gene encoding GTPase HflX → METIYGNLKGLKPSHIKQLKRLYHQRLPGDCLTTPEFAQRLAAISSEIHQPICSYLNRRGQVIRIGIGSPHQTQIPPLELPRYGAERLCGIRCIATQLKRETPSESSLTAMALQRLDALAVLTLTGEGFERRGGGATGYVKDAYLAHLIPHPEMPWTTTPALSLDQLSQQDFLALVDGLETEFRQAVAQQANVTGDRVLLVGLMVQQDTVVRFQEGLEELAMLVDSAGGTVLETLRQKRTQPHPQTVVGQGKVQEMALRAQTLGANLIVFDRDLSPAQVRNLETQIGIRICDRTEVILDIFAQRAQSQAGKLQVELAQLEYQLPRLSGRGLAMSRLGGGIGTRGPGETKLETERRGIQRRLSRLQKEVTQLQAHRSRMRQRRQHQGVPSIAVVGYTNAGKSTLLNALTNADVYTADQLFATLDPTTRRLMLTAPNSHEPLPLLLIDTVGFIHELPPPLVDAFRATLEEVTEAEALLHVVDLSHPAWEHHIQSVMEILTTMPVTPGPILIAFNKIDQVDGETLNYAKEEFPQAVFIGACDRIGFETLRQRLAQLVTYAVSI, encoded by the coding sequence ATCGAAACGATCTACGGCAACCTGAAGGGCTTGAAGCCGAGCCATATTAAGCAACTTAAGCGTCTTTACCATCAACGATTGCCGGGTGATTGTTTGACGACGCCGGAGTTCGCCCAGCGTTTAGCAGCGATCAGCAGCGAGATTCACCAGCCCATCTGTAGCTATCTCAATCGACGGGGGCAGGTCATTCGCATTGGAATTGGCTCTCCTCATCAAACCCAGATTCCACCACTAGAGCTGCCACGCTACGGTGCAGAGCGATTGTGTGGAATTCGCTGTATCGCGACTCAGCTTAAACGAGAGACGCCGAGTGAGTCGTCATTGACGGCCATGGCGCTGCAGCGATTAGATGCTTTAGCGGTTCTGACTTTGACGGGTGAGGGTTTTGAACGACGGGGCGGCGGTGCAACGGGCTACGTCAAAGATGCTTATTTAGCTCATTTAATCCCTCACCCAGAAATGCCTTGGACGACGACGCCTGCGCTGAGCCTGGATCAGTTGAGTCAGCAAGATTTCTTGGCGTTGGTGGATGGGCTAGAAACTGAGTTCAGACAGGCGGTGGCCCAGCAGGCTAATGTCACGGGTGATCGCGTTCTTTTGGTCGGCTTGATGGTGCAGCAGGACACGGTTGTGCGTTTTCAGGAAGGTCTTGAAGAGCTGGCGATGCTCGTAGATAGTGCCGGGGGAACGGTTCTGGAAACGCTGCGGCAAAAGCGGACCCAGCCTCATCCTCAAACGGTAGTGGGCCAAGGAAAGGTGCAAGAAATGGCGCTGCGGGCGCAGACGTTAGGCGCGAACCTGATTGTTTTTGATCGAGATTTGTCTCCGGCGCAGGTGCGGAATTTAGAGACTCAGATCGGGATTCGGATTTGCGATCGCACCGAAGTAATCCTAGATATCTTCGCCCAGCGCGCTCAATCCCAGGCCGGTAAGTTACAGGTCGAACTGGCCCAGCTTGAATATCAATTGCCGAGACTCTCAGGACGTGGGCTTGCGATGTCTCGATTGGGGGGTGGTATCGGCACCCGAGGTCCGGGTGAGACAAAGTTAGAAACCGAGCGGCGGGGCATCCAGCGGCGTTTGAGTCGCCTGCAAAAAGAAGTCACTCAGCTCCAGGCCCACCGCTCGCGGATGCGTCAGCGTCGTCAGCATCAGGGCGTTCCCTCTATTGCGGTGGTGGGCTACACCAATGCGGGTAAGTCAACGCTGCTTAATGCCCTCACCAATGCTGATGTCTATACGGCAGATCAGCTCTTTGCCACGCTAGATCCGACAACCCGACGGCTAATGCTAACAGCCCCTAATAGCCATGAGCCACTGCCCCTATTACTGATCGATACGGTTGGCTTTATCCATGAGCTACCGCCGCCGTTGGTGGATGCCTTCCGTGCCACCTTAGAAGAGGTGACCGAAGCTGAGGCGCTTCTGCATGTGGTGGATTTATCGCATCCGGCTTGGGAGCATCATATTCAATCGGTGATGGAAATTTTGACGACGATGCCGGTGACGCCGGGGCCGATTCTGATTGCCTTCAATAAGATTGATCAGGTGGATGGGGAAACGCTGAATTATGCGAAGGAAGAATTCCCTCAGGCGGTGTTTATTGGAGCTTGCGATCGCATCGGTTTTGAGACCCTACGCCAGCGTCTAGCTCAGCTTGTAACCTATGCCGTTTCTATCTGA